Proteins found in one Mycoplasma sp. 1578d genomic segment:
- a CDS encoding amidase family protein, with translation MNLKLKVLGDFQKASQELRQDTNNAVIKVFEKEKLGTGLLDNAVFTLKDVYATKTGFVRSSSKILENFQPSYNATIVEKILNNGALLVATVNNDELALGGTGTYSAFGLITNPKDHTRLSGGSSSGSVATFSKNISFAIGSDTGDSVRLPASYNGIIGFKPSYGAISRYGLFAYASSLDTIAYFAHNVNDIYLVSKTLYGIDPKDMTTVEVKLNELVETKPSKIVALDFSEFCDPEVNKAFDKLINKLKKQNIQVELVKPNLDILRCIKPVYQVISFSEASSNLANLTGIIFGNKVNGQDYIEIMTKTRSQNFGIMVSERLVLGSYFLYSENQEEIFIKAMKVRRVIRDYLKSLHQMGDVVIYPSFASIAPLIKDKKSYDVMDYVLTGANLAGNPSLSIPLGTKNAMPFNLTIDAGLYEDNKLLNHSLYIKKMLGETNE, from the coding sequence ATGAATCTCAAATTAAAAGTTTTAGGAGACTTTCAAAAAGCTTCTCAAGAATTGCGACAAGACACAAATAATGCAGTAATAAAAGTTTTTGAAAAAGAAAAATTAGGAACTGGTTTGCTTGATAATGCTGTTTTTACCCTTAAAGATGTTTATGCAACTAAAACTGGATTTGTTCGTTCTTCTTCAAAAATTCTAGAAAATTTTCAACCTTCATATAATGCAACAATTGTTGAAAAAATATTAAATAATGGAGCTTTATTGGTAGCCACTGTTAACAATGATGAACTAGCATTAGGTGGAACTGGAACATATAGTGCTTTTGGTTTAATTACCAATCCAAAAGACCATACAAGATTATCAGGAGGTAGTTCATCTGGTTCGGTTGCTACTTTCAGTAAAAATATTTCATTTGCAATAGGAAGTGATACAGGAGATAGCGTTAGACTTCCAGCTTCATATAATGGGATTATTGGTTTCAAACCTTCATACGGAGCTATTTCTCGTTATGGATTATTTGCTTATGCTTCCTCACTTGATACTATAGCTTATTTTGCTCATAATGTTAATGATATTTATTTAGTTTCTAAAACTTTATACGGTATTGATCCTAAAGATATGACTACAGTGGAAGTGAAATTAAATGAACTTGTAGAAACAAAACCGTCAAAAATTGTGGCTTTAGACTTTTCTGAATTTTGTGACCCTGAAGTTAATAAGGCTTTTGATAAATTAATTAATAAACTTAAAAAACAAAACATTCAAGTTGAATTAGTTAAACCAAATTTAGATATTCTCAGATGCATTAAACCTGTTTATCAAGTGATTAGTTTTTCTGAAGCTTCTTCAAATTTAGCTAATTTAACCGGAATTATTTTTGGAAATAAAGTTAATGGGCAAGATTATATTGAAATTATGACCAAAACCAGAAGTCAAAACTTTGGAATTATGGTCAGCGAGCGTTTGGTGTTGGGAAGTTACTTCTTATATAGTGAAAATCAAGAAGAAATTTTTATTAAAGCAATGAAAGTTCGTAGAGTGATTAGAGATTATTTAAAATCACTTCATCAAATGGGCGATGTGGTTATTTACCCTTCATTTGCTTCAATTGCTCCATTAATTAAGGATAAAAAGTCATATGATGTTATGGATTATGTTCTGACTGGTGCAAATTTGGCTGGGAATCCATCACTATCAATTCCGCTTGGGACTAAAAATGCAATGCCATTTAATTTAACTATTGATGCAGGTTTGTACGAGGATAATAAATTATTAAATCATTCTTTATATATTAAAAAAATGTTAGGAGAAACAAATGAATAA
- a CDS encoding aspartyl/glutamyl-tRNA amidotransferase subunit C, translated as MKQITKEQLKEIVSSLMIEPTEQVLDNIIENWNNIQNELKKFDKINLDNVAPLSHINETPLIDFLREDYVDNSFSISKEDILKNAKDKDQDFIITSKVVK; from the coding sequence ATGAAACAAATCACCAAAGAACAATTAAAAGAAATTGTTTCTTCATTAATGATCGAACCAACCGAACAAGTTTTAGATAACATTATTGAAAATTGAAACAATATTCAAAATGAATTGAAAAAATTTGACAAAATAAACCTAGATAATGTAGCTCCACTTTCACATATTAATGAAACTCCTCTTATCGATTTTTTAAGAGAGGATTATGTTGATAATAGTTTTTCGATTTCAAAAGAAGACATTTTAAAAAATGCTAAAGATAAAGACCAAGATTTTATCATTACTTCAAAGGTGGTGAAATAA
- a CDS encoding RluA family pseudouridine synthase, translated as MIEIIATKNDSTRSVFKILQKYFPNLPLSKIEKIFRKKDIKVNGNRKIDKNYKVNQGDVITVYGIFDPQETDESNIKIFNNQLDILYEDENILIINKPNGIAVHGEENSLDNQVLGYLNFQKIDSFTPSHVGRLDKDTSGIILYGKNYLSVKILNQTHHKFIKKYQFLSDFTPNNQRIKLYFYKDDQAQKTKISPKPKDNSKEGVTQFYFEGNRKIAQIITGRKHQIRLTLKYLNAPIYGDKKYGGKKAERLMLHSWYLKLQGLSGELSYLNNKEFWSPIKW; from the coding sequence ATGATTGAAATTATTGCTACAAAAAACGATTCCACCAGAAGCGTTTTTAAAATTTTACAAAAATATTTCCCTAATTTACCACTAAGTAAAATTGAAAAAATATTTCGTAAGAAAGATATCAAAGTGAATGGCAATCGCAAAATTGATAAAAATTATAAGGTTAATCAAGGCGATGTTATTACTGTTTATGGAATTTTTGATCCACAAGAAACAGATGAATCAAATATAAAAATATTTAATAATCAATTAGATATTCTTTATGAAGATGAAAATATTTTAATTATTAATAAGCCAAATGGGATTGCTGTTCACGGAGAAGAAAATTCTCTTGATAATCAAGTTTTAGGATACTTAAATTTTCAGAAAATTGACAGTTTTACCCCTAGTCATGTTGGAAGGTTAGATAAAGATACAAGTGGAATTATCCTTTATGGTAAAAATTATCTGAGTGTAAAAATACTAAATCAAACACACCATAAATTCATTAAAAAATATCAATTTTTATCTGATTTTACCCCAAACAATCAACGAATTAAACTTTATTTTTATAAAGATGATCAAGCTCAAAAAACTAAGATTTCACCTAAACCTAAAGATAATTCTAAAGAGGGTGTGACTCAGTTTTATTTTGAAGGAAACCGAAAAATAGCTCAAATCATTACTGGCCGTAAGCATCAAATTAGATTAACCTTAAAATACCTAAATGCTCCAATTTATGGAGATAAAAAATACGGCGGTAAAAAAGCTGAACGATTAATGCTTCATTCTTGATATTTAAAATTACAAGGGTTATCTGGTGAATTAAGCTATTTAAATAATAAAGAATTTTGATCACCAATTAAATGATAG
- the scpB gene encoding SMC-Scp complex subunit ScpB gives MKNKILEALLYIQGDDGLTLEQVKEIFSLNTIAEAKKVMDDFHKDFNSQDRGLKVVSFNEVYKLATRETVKDYVAKMVNVVKKQRLSNSAIEVAGIIAYKQPITKGQINKIRGLASDQVVNTLLVKGIIEEVGISPTPGNPVLYGVTNKFFDHFRIKTMRDLPKMNDFNYVDDLESEHSDFDLFTSQRED, from the coding sequence ATGAAAAATAAAATACTAGAAGCTTTATTATATATTCAAGGGGATGATGGCTTAACTCTTGAACAAGTTAAAGAAATTTTCTCTTTAAACACAATTGCTGAGGCTAAAAAAGTTATGGACGATTTTCATAAAGATTTTAATTCGCAAGATAGAGGGCTTAAAGTTGTTTCTTTTAATGAAGTTTATAAACTAGCTACTCGTGAAACCGTCAAAGATTATGTTGCAAAAATGGTTAACGTAGTTAAAAAACAAAGATTGTCAAATTCAGCTATTGAAGTTGCTGGAATAATTGCTTATAAACAACCAATTACCAAAGGCCAAATTAATAAAATTAGAGGGCTAGCTTCAGATCAAGTAGTCAATACTCTTTTAGTAAAAGGAATTATTGAAGAAGTTGGAATTTCACCAACCCCTGGAAATCCTGTGCTTTATGGAGTAACTAATAAATTTTTTGATCACTTCCGTATTAAAACTATGCGTGATTTACCAAAAATGAATGATTTTAATTATGTTGACGATTTAGAAAGTGAGCATTCTGATTTTGATTTATTTACAAGCCAAAGAGAAGATTAA
- a CDS encoding segregation/condensation protein A, translating to MNNSVQEYTFKINQFDGPLDLLLALIKDKKMSIFDVDVSELATQYLQIINQLKENEIDIAGDYLLMAATLIDLKAKMVLKEPDQVEEVQQEKESLINQLVEYQQFKEVKEALKTFRVQREEIFIKKPSNIEDFVVDSDDSRLDGYSNPIKLITVLQRMFERRYAQELRHTTLETIKLTPADQFGFIKKLLANNETVTFEMVFNQPTIGHFVITLLALLDLARQQQLIIIQEHQFGNIVIKKGSEFNEK from the coding sequence ATGAATAATAGTGTCCAAGAATATACTTTCAAGATTAATCAATTCGATGGCCCATTAGACCTTTTACTTGCTCTAATTAAAGATAAAAAAATGAGTATTTTTGATGTTGATGTTTCTGAGTTGGCGACTCAATATTTACAAATTATCAATCAACTTAAAGAAAATGAAATTGATATTGCTGGTGATTATCTCCTAATGGCTGCTACTTTAATTGATTTAAAGGCCAAAATGGTCTTAAAAGAACCTGATCAAGTTGAAGAAGTTCAACAAGAAAAAGAAAGTCTGATTAATCAATTAGTTGAATATCAACAATTTAAAGAAGTCAAAGAAGCACTCAAAACCTTTAGGGTTCAACGTGAAGAAATCTTTATTAAAAAGCCAAGTAATATTGAAGATTTTGTTGTCGATTCAGATGATTCTCGTTTAGATGGCTATTCAAACCCAATTAAACTAATAACTGTGTTGCAAAGAATGTTTGAAAGAAGATATGCACAAGAATTGCGTCACACCACCCTTGAAACAATAAAATTAACTCCTGCTGATCAATTTGGATTTATTAAAAAATTGCTCGCGAACAATGAAACAGTAACTTTTGAAATGGTCTTTAATCAACCAACTATTGGACATTTTGTAATTACTTTGCTTGCTCTTTTAGACTTAGCAAGGCAACAACAATTAATTATTATCCAAGAACATCAATTTGGTAATATTGTGATTAAAAAAGGAAGTGAATTTAATGAAAAATAA
- a CDS encoding 1-acyl-sn-glycerol-3-phosphate acyltransferase produces MKKIAINRTLKKIFTSIAWLHRIRKISSMYRKYKKDDQSLSAQARNDYLLKLSKKLLKVNNIDLEIIGFENIPKSGGTLLAANHKSSMDPVALLAALEKQDYEQGSKNRIVNFLAKKELDEKFLVKRILKLTDSTVIDRENFRESFQKLNEFGEFIRINKTIGVVFPEGTRVQTPKLGEFKSGAFKITASNYLTIVPVAIINSLNAQNKKRVGRLKITVSFLKPLKPANYLTQDAKALAQRVKNLIQEEMKKYE; encoded by the coding sequence ATGAAGAAAATCGCAATTAATCGAACATTAAAGAAAATTTTTACATCTATTGCATGACTGCACAGAATTAGAAAAATCTCGTCAATGTATCGTAAATACAAAAAGGATGACCAATCATTAAGTGCTCAAGCTCGGAATGATTATTTACTTAAATTGTCCAAAAAACTCTTAAAAGTTAACAATATAGATTTAGAAATTATTGGTTTTGAAAATATACCTAAAAGTGGCGGAACATTATTAGCAGCTAATCATAAATCAAGCATGGATCCTGTTGCTCTTTTAGCAGCACTTGAAAAACAAGATTATGAGCAAGGGAGCAAAAATCGAATTGTTAACTTTTTAGCTAAAAAAGAATTAGATGAAAAGTTTCTTGTTAAACGAATACTCAAACTAACTGATTCAACAGTAATTGACCGAGAAAATTTTAGAGAATCTTTTCAAAAACTCAACGAATTTGGTGAATTTATTCGAATTAACAAAACTATTGGAGTGGTCTTTCCTGAAGGAACTAGAGTTCAAACCCCAAAACTAGGCGAATTTAAATCAGGAGCTTTTAAAATTACTGCAAGTAATTATCTAACCATTGTGCCTGTGGCGATCATTAATTCACTAAATGCCCAAAATAAAAAGAGAGTTGGAAGATTAAAAATTACTGTCTCATTTTTAAAACCGCTCAAGCCAGCAAATTATTTAACTCAAGACGCTAAAGCCTTAGCTCAAAGAGTCAAAAATCTCATTCAAGAAGAAATGAAGAAATATGAATAA
- a CDS encoding holo-ACP synthase → MLNIGVDIAKISRFKDAKFSLIQKILSKQELIDYQNTSSEHQALFLARSWAIKEAIFKSDNSYSQFSKINLTKVNNKWTFNNFSISISHEDDFVIAMVVKNEDKYEENRN, encoded by the coding sequence ATGCTTAATATAGGAGTGGATATAGCTAAGATTTCACGTTTTAAGGACGCAAAATTCTCGCTTATACAAAAAATTTTATCTAAGCAGGAATTAATTGATTATCAAAACACTTCTTCTGAGCATCAAGCATTATTTTTGGCTAGAAGCTGAGCAATTAAAGAAGCTATCTTCAAAAGCGATAATAGCTATAGTCAATTTTCCAAAATTAATTTAACTAAAGTTAATAATAAATGAACTTTTAACAATTTTAGCATTAGCATTTCACATGAAGATGATTTTGTAATTGCTATGGTTGTTAAAAATGAGGATAAGTATGAAGAAAATCGCAATTAA
- a CDS encoding DUF1934 family protein, with translation MKIKFKSIVFQNNNEKEIEFSAPVELTKEGEFQVLSFYEPSNNIANRIEISNQRINIFAGPTTLYIILDPNQSALNVFELQTPEGIGREMDFYTQIIKHEFDYGKQYFFEYELFQKQSDKKEVFGNFKIYLTLEN, from the coding sequence ATGAAAATTAAATTTAAATCTATTGTATTTCAAAATAATAATGAAAAAGAAATTGAATTTAGTGCCCCAGTCGAATTAACAAAAGAAGGGGAATTTCAAGTCTTGTCTTTTTATGAACCAAGTAATAATATTGCTAATCGAATTGAAATTTCAAATCAAAGAATCAATATTTTTGCCGGCCCGACAACTCTATACATTATTTTAGATCCTAATCAAAGTGCATTAAATGTTTTTGAGTTACAAACTCCTGAAGGAATTGGAAGAGAAATGGATTTTTACACTCAAATTATCAAACACGAATTTGATTATGGTAAACAATACTTTTTTGAATATGAATTGTTCCAAAAACAATCAGACAAGAAGGAAGTTTTTGGAAATTTTAAGATTTATTTAACTCTCGAGAACTAA
- the gltX gene encoding glutamate--tRNA ligase, giving the protein MKKIRTRYAPSPTGYLHIGGARTALFNYLFAKHFNGDFIFRLEDTDVKRNVQGGEESQLNNLQWLGIVPDESPIKPNHKYVAYRQSEKLNRYKEIAQLLIDKGLAYKAYDTAQELDQQKEESDKKGFASFRYNSQWLQISEQEKQAREAAGQYSIRLKMPKNQKLAWNDIVRGLIEFDSNEIADWVIFKSDGYPTYNFAVVVDDHDMEITHVLRGEEHIGNTPKQLVIYQYLNWDAPQFGHLTIITNMEGKKLSKRDTSLKQFIQDYKNEGYIPQGIFNFLALLGWTSADASELMNQEELIEKFDPQRLSKSPSKFDISKMNWFSKQYLKQLNNSELINYLNSNDQSNEWLILFVNTFKESCSTLSELKSYLINYSNPQVQKKAFDNEQLTLINTFFKLLKNNTNEFSVENIQQTIDQTSQLLKLKGKKLFMPIRIATTNSEHGPELAKAIYLFGKEIIFKRLAQYEN; this is encoded by the coding sequence ATGAAAAAAATCAGAACCAGATACGCTCCAAGTCCTACAGGTTATTTACACATTGGTGGGGCTAGAACTGCTCTTTTTAACTATTTATTCGCAAAACATTTTAACGGAGATTTTATCTTTCGCCTTGAAGATACAGATGTCAAAAGAAATGTTCAAGGAGGAGAAGAGTCTCAATTAAACAATTTACAATGACTTGGAATTGTCCCTGATGAAAGTCCTATAAAACCAAACCATAAATATGTTGCCTATAGACAAAGCGAAAAATTAAACAGGTATAAAGAGATTGCACAATTATTAATTGACAAAGGTTTAGCTTATAAAGCTTATGATACAGCACAAGAACTTGATCAACAAAAAGAAGAATCAGACAAAAAAGGATTTGCATCTTTTAGATACAATTCTCAATGATTGCAAATTAGCGAGCAGGAAAAACAAGCAAGAGAAGCTGCTGGGCAATATTCAATTCGTTTAAAAATGCCTAAAAATCAAAAGCTTGCTTGGAATGATATTGTTAGGGGACTAATTGAATTTGATTCAAATGAAATAGCTGATTGAGTTATTTTTAAATCTGATGGATATCCTACTTATAACTTTGCAGTGGTCGTAGATGACCACGATATGGAAATTACCCATGTTTTACGTGGAGAAGAGCATATTGGAAATACTCCAAAACAATTAGTAATTTACCAATATTTAAACTGAGACGCACCTCAATTTGGGCACTTAACTATTATTACAAATATGGAAGGGAAAAAACTTTCAAAAAGAGATACTTCGCTCAAACAATTTATTCAAGATTATAAAAATGAAGGTTATATTCCACAAGGTATTTTTAATTTCCTAGCACTTTTAGGCTGAACTTCTGCTGATGCAAGTGAATTAATGAACCAAGAAGAGCTAATTGAAAAATTCGATCCACAAAGACTTTCTAAATCTCCAAGCAAATTTGATATTAGTAAAATGAACTGGTTTTCAAAACAATATTTAAAGCAATTAAATAATTCAGAGCTTATTAATTATTTAAATTCAAATGACCAGTCAAATGAATGATTAATTCTTTTTGTCAATACTTTTAAAGAAAGTTGTTCAACTTTAAGTGAATTAAAATCCTATTTAATCAATTATTCAAATCCTCAAGTTCAAAAGAAGGCCTTTGATAATGAACAATTGACATTAATTAATACTTTCTTTAAGCTCCTTAAAAATAATACAAACGAATTTAGTGTTGAAAATATTCAACAAACTATTGATCAGACTTCACAATTATTAAAATTAAAAGGTAAAAAATTATTTATGCCAATTAGAATTGCAACTACTAATTCTGAACACGGACCAGAATTAGCTAAAGCTATTTACTTATTTGGCAAAGAAATAATTTTTAAAAGGTTAGCACAATATGAAAATTAA
- a CDS encoding DUF2179 domain-containing protein, with product MFFNKKDQDQNLQEPQVIEKANTVYKKTRMSNFGLKLNYFYSYLPMWKLITTTAITAIIFGVISVFFVKNVGIYNFGLAAFGQAIARLIIVKIAGTVSPILSNAIDQLVFWLAYIILSIPIFVLGYRKIGKLFGDLTVIFLVVSSLVSFSIGFIDGANEVYLIGDFGNQNVKDLINEISNQKIQTFSSNPDLGEQIAKIQSTKDSLLKLSPLLPLSWQEGGNIIALIIIAVGYGVILAWIFALIQIIGGTAGVTGIIGEWYSNKTQKSFGVISGYLNIIIIFISVAIGSWLPGSLYIQKILKFSDGVSLSSKALETINVLKTRAWSFEFYLSPNFIATFITNIAYIIVLNKIYPKFKLVKVEIFSKKFELLQSKISNDRKIVIKLTSFVAQSGKDEEFTHILKTVTLFRQVPRILKKIHQYDSDAFVAISEVSSIDGYIYLPTEKF from the coding sequence TTGTTTTTTAATAAAAAAGATCAAGATCAGAATTTACAAGAACCTCAAGTTATTGAAAAAGCTAACACAGTTTATAAAAAAACTAGAATGTCAAATTTTGGTTTAAAGTTAAATTATTTTTATTCATATTTACCGATGTGAAAACTAATTACCACCACAGCAATTACTGCAATTATTTTTGGGGTAATTAGTGTATTTTTTGTTAAAAATGTCGGAATTTATAATTTTGGATTGGCTGCTTTTGGGCAAGCCATTGCTCGTCTTATTATTGTTAAAATCGCCGGAACAGTTTCTCCTATTTTATCAAACGCGATTGACCAGCTTGTTTTCTGATTAGCTTACATTATATTAAGTATCCCGATTTTTGTGTTAGGATATCGAAAAATCGGAAAATTATTTGGTGATTTAACAGTGATTTTTCTGGTTGTTTCTTCACTTGTTTCATTCTCAATTGGTTTTATTGATGGAGCTAATGAAGTTTATTTAATTGGTGATTTTGGTAATCAAAATGTTAAAGATCTAATTAATGAAATATCAAATCAAAAAATTCAAACTTTTTCGTCTAATCCTGATTTAGGCGAACAAATAGCAAAAATTCAAAGCACTAAAGATAGTTTATTAAAATTATCTCCACTTCTTCCTCTTAGTTGACAAGAAGGTGGTAACATTATAGCTTTAATAATTATTGCTGTCGGTTATGGAGTAATTTTAGCTTGAATTTTCGCATTAATTCAAATAATTGGCGGAACTGCTGGAGTAACAGGAATTATCGGAGAGTGATATTCAAATAAAACTCAAAAATCATTCGGAGTAATTTCGGGTTATTTAAATATCATTATTATTTTTATTTCTGTGGCTATAGGTTCTTGATTACCTGGATCTTTATATATTCAGAAGATATTAAAATTTTCTGACGGAGTCTCATTATCAAGTAAAGCACTTGAGACAATCAATGTGTTAAAAACAAGAGCTTGAAGTTTTGAATTTTATTTATCCCCTAATTTTATCGCTACATTTATTACAAACATAGCTTATATTATTGTTTTAAATAAAATTTATCCTAAATTTAAACTTGTTAAAGTCGAAATCTTTTCGAAAAAATTCGAACTACTTCAATCAAAAATCTCAAACGATCGGAAAATTGTTATTAAACTAACTTCTTTTGTGGCTCAATCTGGCAAAGATGAAGAATTTACACACATTCTCAAAACAGTTACTTTATTTAGACAAGTACCAAGAATATTGAAAAAGATTCATCAATACGATTCTGATGCTTTTGTGGCTATTTCAGAGGTTTCAAGTATTGATGGTTATATTTATTTACCGACTGAAAAGTTTTAA
- a CDS encoding MAG3240 family lipoprotein yields the protein MKFKKIFFANWMISNVVFFSISCSNPKNEPRKYDQKLFDWIYNKSQLDYLIQNNLFFTKNNTGQNNEQIDNLKAQKENLFLKKLSNNLELLYQTNGINIQELRVFSSASSLNSIKKDLFNNSPFFPNLQYAIFDIFANKNLFKSILPNWISSDNIREQAFFQNNEQIQYLEKILTFYLRAFDIENFTFARILLNNDQTISISLKNQQNQDLYSKWKQVKFFLPNFRDLNQRKTWNRNFNLFINDNQVLLNEQFNDVDLFFKNNPLLIDSFETIIENVSILRKISSKGLLVLLKYLKDYINISSPNLNSKLMINFEKSLQIPDHLPLNNSSLIVPIVVHDNQKSYKWYSLDFSKHHHVLSGYYTSNNLNYDKNFDYSLNTFGQFAVNNQMKINSSLRLENFINTNLQKIFNYFLYINKDNASIWNGNKMQDFEPDQFNDILLRQNPLEWIIAQVAVVLNSYLFDFENSQGYSPLYLEINKIQTNPQVLGQVNLRLDVIDLKQNKKILTINNIKIGGLKGFDYSDIDQFNNTGSLDLNIYPQFYK from the coding sequence ATGAAATTTAAAAAGATCTTTTTTGCTAATTGAATGATAAGTAATGTTGTGTTTTTTAGCATTTCATGTTCAAACCCTAAAAACGAACCTAGAAAATATGATCAAAAACTCTTTGATTGAATTTATAACAAGTCTCAACTTGATTATTTAATTCAAAATAATTTATTTTTTACCAAAAATAATACCGGACAAAACAATGAACAAATTGATAATTTAAAAGCTCAAAAGGAAAATCTTTTTTTAAAAAAATTGAGCAATAATCTTGAATTGCTTTATCAAACTAATGGCATTAATATCCAAGAATTAAGAGTTTTTTCTTCGGCAAGTTCTTTGAATTCAATCAAAAAAGATCTTTTTAATAATTCTCCATTCTTTCCGAATCTTCAATACGCTATTTTTGATATTTTTGCTAATAAAAATTTATTTAAATCAATTCTTCCGAATTGAATTAGTTCTGATAATATTAGAGAGCAAGCTTTTTTTCAAAACAATGAACAAATTCAATATTTAGAAAAAATTTTAACTTTTTATTTAAGAGCTTTTGACATTGAAAATTTTACTTTTGCTAGAATTTTGCTTAATAACGATCAAACAATTTCAATCTCGCTCAAAAATCAGCAAAATCAAGATTTATATTCAAAATGAAAGCAAGTTAAATTTTTTCTCCCTAATTTTAGAGATTTAAATCAAAGAAAAACATGAAACAGAAACTTTAATTTATTTATTAATGATAATCAAGTTTTGTTAAATGAACAATTTAATGATGTCGATCTTTTTTTCAAAAACAATCCACTATTAATTGATTCTTTTGAAACCATTATTGAAAATGTTTCCATTTTGAGAAAAATTTCTTCAAAAGGTCTTTTGGTTTTACTTAAGTACTTAAAAGATTATATTAATATTTCTTCTCCTAATTTAAATAGCAAACTTATGATTAATTTTGAAAAATCATTACAAATCCCTGATCATTTACCTTTGAATAATTCTTCACTAATTGTACCTATTGTTGTGCATGATAATCAAAAATCATATAAATGATATTCACTTGATTTTAGTAAACATCACCACGTTTTAAGCGGATATTACACAAGTAATAATCTTAATTATGATAAAAATTTTGATTATTCTTTAAATACATTTGGTCAATTTGCAGTTAACAATCAAATGAAAATTAATTCATCATTAAGACTGGAAAATTTTATTAATACAAATTTACAAAAAATATTTAATTACTTTTTATACATCAATAAAGACAATGCAAGCATTTGAAATGGAAACAAAATGCAAGATTTTGAACCTGATCAATTTAACGATATTCTGTTGAGACAAAATCCACTTGAGTGAATTATTGCTCAAGTTGCTGTTGTGTTAAATTCATATTTATTTGATTTTGAAAACTCACAAGGTTATTCACCGCTCTATTTAGAAATTAATAAAATCCAAACTAATCCACAAGTTTTAGGACAAGTTAACTTAAGACTTGATGTCATTGATTTAAAACAGAATAAAAAAATATTGACAATAAACAACATTAAAATTGGCGGTTTAAAAGGGTTTGATTATTCTGATATAGATCAATTTAATAACACTGGTTCATTAGATCTGAACATATATCCACAATTTTACAAATAA